One Gordonia mangrovi genomic region harbors:
- the hemB gene encoding porphobilinogen synthase: MSPVIRPRRLRSTPALRRLVAETSLMPHDLVLPMFVADGIDAPREISSMPGVVQHTFDSLRTAADEAVRAGVGGLMLFGVPAPADKDAEGTCADADDGVLNRALRTLSDDLGDATVLMADTCLDEFTDHGHCGVVDGRGRVDNDATLERYVSMSLAQARAGAHLLGPSGMMDGQVAAIRAGLDAAGYTDTGILAYAAKYASAFYGPFREAVGSSLQGDRRTYQQDAANRIESLREIRLDIDEGADLVMVKPAMSYLDIVRDAAEIADVPVAAYQISGEYSMITAAAERGWIDRDAAALESLVSIKRAGASVILSYFATEVAGRLA, encoded by the coding sequence ATGTCACCGGTGATCCGTCCCCGACGTCTGCGGTCCACGCCCGCGCTGCGCAGGCTCGTCGCCGAGACCAGCCTCATGCCCCACGATCTGGTGTTGCCGATGTTCGTCGCCGACGGCATCGACGCCCCGCGGGAAATCTCCTCGATGCCCGGCGTCGTGCAACACACCTTCGATTCGCTGCGCACGGCCGCCGACGAGGCGGTGCGCGCCGGTGTCGGTGGGCTGATGCTGTTCGGCGTGCCCGCACCGGCCGACAAGGACGCCGAGGGCACCTGCGCCGACGCCGACGACGGGGTGCTCAACCGTGCGCTGCGGACGCTGTCCGACGACCTCGGTGACGCCACCGTGCTGATGGCCGACACCTGCCTCGACGAGTTCACCGACCACGGCCACTGCGGCGTCGTCGACGGCAGGGGTCGCGTCGACAACGACGCCACCCTCGAGCGGTACGTGTCGATGTCGCTGGCCCAGGCGCGCGCCGGTGCGCACCTGCTCGGGCCGAGCGGGATGATGGACGGCCAGGTCGCCGCCATCCGCGCCGGCCTCGACGCCGCGGGTTACACCGACACCGGCATCCTCGCCTACGCGGCCAAATACGCGTCGGCGTTCTACGGTCCGTTCCGCGAGGCCGTCGGGTCGTCGTTGCAGGGCGACCGACGCACCTATCAGCAGGACGCCGCCAACCGGATCGAGTCGCTACGGGAGATCCGCCTCGACATCGACGAAGGCGCCGACCTGGTGATGGTGAAACCGGCGATGAGCTACCTCGACATCGTCCGCGACGCCGCCGAGATCGCCGATGTCCCGGTGGCCGCCTACCAGATCAGCGGTGAATACTCGATGATCACCGCCGCCGCCGAACGCGGGTGGATCGACCGCGACGCCGCCGCCCTCGAATCACTCGTCTCGATCAAACGGGCCGGTGCGTCGGTCATTCTCAGCTATTTCGCGACCGAGGTCGCCGGCCGGTTGGCGTAG
- a CDS encoding bifunctional uroporphyrinogen-III C-methyltransferase/uroporphyrinogen-III synthase, producing the protein MSRTKKVNQGRNLSAPGAKRAGRILFVGSGPGDPDLLTVRARNAIEKATTAYIDPDVPSGVVEMLGAAHRDEAADEPRSSRAAKKTPSTKKASTTDDNTTADAATGDTAAAGDDAETAEDSVVHPALGDPAEVAKTLVAAAKAGEDVVRVVSGDPLTTDSVLAEVNAVARTAVHFEVLPGLPAASVVPSYAGMPLGSTHSEADVRAEGVDWAALAAAPGPLVLHATAAHLAETASALTEHGMAPQTPVAITVNGTTCAQRTIEATLATLNEQGNALVGPLILTVGKVVGQRGKLSWWESRALYGWTVLVPRTKDQAGDMSERLRSHGAIPKEVPTIAVEPPRSPAQMERAVKGLVDGRYQWVVFTSTNAVRAVWEKFAEFGLDARAFSGVKIACVGEATAEKVRTFGIEPELVPSGEQSSLGLLDDFPPYDDVFDPVNRILLPRADIATETLSEGLRERGWEIDDVTAYRTVRAAPPPAETREMIKTGGFDAVCFTSSSTVRNLVGIAGKPHARTIVACIGPKTAETATEFGLRVDVQPENASVHELVDALAEHAARLRAEGALPPPRKKSRRSRS; encoded by the coding sequence ATGAGCCGTACGAAAAAGGTCAATCAGGGACGGAACCTGTCGGCGCCGGGAGCGAAGCGAGCGGGCCGGATCTTGTTCGTCGGATCGGGTCCGGGAGATCCCGATCTGCTGACCGTGCGTGCCCGCAACGCCATCGAGAAGGCGACCACCGCGTACATCGACCCTGACGTGCCGTCCGGCGTGGTCGAGATGCTCGGCGCAGCTCATCGGGATGAGGCTGCCGACGAGCCGCGGTCGAGCCGGGCCGCCAAGAAGACCCCGTCTACCAAGAAGGCGTCGACCACCGACGACAACACCACAGCCGACGCCGCGACTGGCGACACTGCGGCCGCCGGCGACGACGCCGAGACCGCCGAGGATTCGGTGGTGCATCCCGCGCTCGGCGATCCCGCCGAGGTCGCCAAGACACTCGTCGCCGCCGCGAAGGCCGGCGAGGACGTGGTCCGGGTGGTCTCCGGTGACCCGCTGACCACCGACTCGGTGCTCGCCGAGGTCAACGCCGTCGCGCGGACCGCGGTGCACTTCGAGGTGCTGCCGGGGTTGCCCGCCGCCTCGGTGGTGCCCAGCTACGCCGGCATGCCACTCGGCTCCACCCACAGCGAGGCCGACGTCCGCGCCGAGGGCGTCGACTGGGCGGCGCTGGCCGCCGCACCCGGCCCACTGGTGCTGCACGCCACCGCCGCTCATCTCGCGGAGACCGCCAGCGCGCTCACCGAGCACGGCATGGCCCCGCAGACCCCCGTCGCGATCACCGTCAACGGCACCACCTGCGCGCAGCGCACCATCGAGGCGACGCTGGCCACGCTCAACGAGCAGGGCAATGCTCTGGTGGGTCCGCTGATCCTGACCGTCGGCAAGGTCGTCGGCCAGCGCGGCAAGCTCTCCTGGTGGGAGTCGCGCGCGCTGTACGGCTGGACCGTGCTGGTGCCGCGGACCAAGGATCAGGCCGGTGACATGAGCGAGCGGCTGCGCAGTCACGGCGCCATCCCCAAGGAGGTGCCGACGATCGCCGTCGAGCCGCCGCGCAGCCCGGCCCAGATGGAAAGGGCCGTCAAGGGTTTGGTGGACGGCCGCTACCAGTGGGTGGTGTTCACCTCCACCAACGCGGTGCGTGCCGTGTGGGAGAAGTTCGCCGAGTTCGGGCTGGACGCCCGCGCGTTCTCCGGGGTGAAGATCGCCTGCGTCGGCGAGGCCACCGCGGAGAAGGTGCGCACCTTCGGGATCGAGCCGGAGCTCGTTCCGTCGGGTGAGCAGAGCTCGCTGGGACTGCTCGACGACTTCCCGCCGTACGACGACGTGTTCGACCCGGTCAACCGAATCCTGTTGCCGCGCGCCGACATCGCCACCGAGACGCTGTCGGAGGGGTTGCGCGAACGCGGCTGGGAGATCGACGACGTGACCGCGTACCGCACGGTGCGCGCCGCGCCGCCGCCCGCCGAGACCCGCGAGATGATCAAGACCGGTGGTTTCGACGCCGTCTGCTTCACCTCGAGTTCCACCGTTCGTAACCTGGTCGGCATCGCCGGAAAGCCGCACGCGCGCACCATCGTCGCGTGTATCGGACCCAAGACGGCCGAGACGGCAACCGAATTCGGTCTGCGGGTCGATGTGCAGCCGGAGAACGCCTCGGTGCACGAGTTGGTCGACGCGCTCGCCGAGCACGCCGCCCGGCTGCGCGCCGAGGGTGCCCTGCCGCCGCCGCGGAAGAAGTCGCGCCGCTCCCGGTCCTGA
- the hemC gene encoding hydroxymethylbilane synthase, with product MSAAAGQDVIRIGTRGSLLARTQAQTVADALIAAGHPAELVIIKTAGDASQAPVAEIGVGVFTTAIRVALQNREVDVAIHSYKDLPTAPEPGLVIPAIPPREDPRDALVSRGGMVLGELPPGSTVGTSAPRRAAQLRALGLGLEIRPLRGNLDSRLGKVASGELDAVVVARAGLVRIGRADEVTESLDPVVLLPAPAQGALAVECRSDDAELVRILAELDDASTRAAIDAERSVLAALEAGCTAPIGAIAEVVESIDEDGRIFAELSLRAAVAAEDGSDVIRASTVGPVDRAEQLGKDLAAELLELGAGELVSHLR from the coding sequence GTGAGCGCGGCCGCCGGCCAGGACGTGATCCGCATCGGAACGCGGGGTTCACTGCTGGCCCGAACCCAGGCCCAGACCGTCGCCGACGCCCTGATCGCCGCCGGACACCCGGCCGAACTGGTCATCATCAAGACCGCCGGCGACGCCTCGCAGGCGCCGGTCGCCGAGATCGGGGTGGGGGTGTTCACCACCGCGATCCGCGTCGCACTCCAGAACCGCGAGGTCGACGTCGCGATCCACTCCTACAAGGACCTGCCCACCGCCCCCGAACCCGGCCTCGTCATCCCGGCGATCCCGCCGCGCGAAGATCCGCGAGACGCCCTGGTCAGCCGGGGTGGCATGGTGCTCGGCGAGCTGCCCCCGGGGTCCACGGTGGGTACGTCGGCGCCGCGGCGGGCGGCACAGCTTAGAGCATTGGGTCTCGGTTTGGAAATCCGCCCCCTACGAGGCAACCTTGATTCTCGGTTGGGCAAAGTCGCCAGCGGTGAACTCGATGCAGTCGTGGTCGCCCGGGCCGGTCTGGTACGGATCGGCAGAGCCGACGAGGTCACCGAGTCGCTGGACCCGGTGGTCCTGCTACCGGCACCGGCACAGGGCGCCTTGGCAGTGGAGTGCCGCTCCGACGATGCCGAACTGGTGAGAATACTCGCCGAGTTGGACGACGCGTCCACACGCGCGGCGATCGACGCCGAACGCTCGGTGCTCGCGGCCCTGGAGGCCGGGTGCACCGCGCCGATCGGGGCGATCGCCGAGGTGGTCGAGTCGATCGACGAGGACGGGCGGATCTTCGCCGAACTGTCACTGCGTGCCGCGGTGGCGGCGGAGGACGGATCGGATGTGATCCGGGCCTCGACGGTGGGACCGGTCGATCGCGCGGAACAACTCGGCAAGGATCTCGCCGCCGAACTGCTGGAGCTGGGAGCGGGCGAACTCGTATCGCATCTCCGGTAG
- a CDS encoding glutamyl-tRNA reductase, with protein sequence MSVLLFGVSHRSAPVEVLERLTVSDHDRPKIVDELLSSRAISEAMLVSTCNRVEIYAVVDAFHPALESVGAVLGDHSGMSVNEMTRHAYVRYSEAAVEHLFTVAAGLDSLVVGEQQILGQIRNAYLDADAHRSAGRVLHELAQQALRVGKRVHTETGIDRAGASVVSVALHRAQSLLVREGAEGMRSAVVVGAGAMGGLATAQLAREGVRDLVVVNRTVANAEHLAGNVAANHGIAVRGVGLDDLPAAMATADVVVTCTGSVGSVVGVGEVHSALATRTDSRPLVICDLGLPRNVDPAAGRLPRVHVVDIEGLRGDAETQAADNDTSAARSIVAAELADYLTHQRQAEVTPTVAALRQRAAEVVEAEILRLDARLPELDDPQRDEVAKTVRRVVDKLLHAPTVRVKQLASTPNGDHYAEALRELFELAPGATESVSAPEVGGLVTPDTGLADRDRGEK encoded by the coding sequence GTGAGTGTTTTGTTGTTCGGGGTCTCGCACCGCAGCGCACCGGTCGAGGTGCTCGAGCGGCTGACGGTCTCCGACCATGATCGGCCCAAAATCGTCGACGAACTGTTGTCGTCGCGGGCCATTTCGGAAGCGATGCTGGTCTCCACGTGCAACCGGGTGGAGATCTACGCCGTCGTCGACGCGTTCCACCCGGCGCTGGAGTCGGTGGGTGCGGTCCTCGGAGACCACTCGGGGATGAGTGTCAACGAGATGACCCGCCACGCCTATGTGCGGTACTCCGAGGCCGCCGTCGAGCATCTGTTCACCGTCGCCGCCGGACTCGACTCGCTGGTCGTCGGTGAGCAGCAGATCCTCGGTCAGATCCGCAACGCCTATCTCGACGCCGACGCGCACAGGTCGGCCGGGCGGGTGCTGCACGAGCTCGCGCAGCAGGCGCTGCGTGTCGGCAAGCGGGTGCACACCGAGACCGGCATCGACCGGGCCGGTGCCTCGGTGGTCTCGGTGGCGCTGCACCGCGCCCAGTCGTTGCTGGTCCGTGAGGGCGCCGAGGGCATGCGCTCGGCGGTCGTCGTCGGCGCCGGCGCGATGGGTGGCCTGGCCACCGCCCAGCTCGCCCGGGAGGGCGTGCGGGACCTGGTCGTGGTCAACCGCACCGTCGCCAACGCCGAGCACCTCGCCGGCAACGTCGCCGCCAACCACGGCATCGCGGTGCGCGGTGTCGGCCTCGATGATCTCCCGGCGGCGATGGCGACCGCCGATGTCGTGGTCACCTGCACCGGATCGGTCGGTTCGGTGGTCGGAGTGGGTGAGGTCCATTCGGCGCTGGCCACCCGAACCGACTCGCGTCCCCTGGTGATCTGCGACCTCGGCCTGCCCCGCAACGTCGACCCGGCGGCCGGCCGACTGCCCCGCGTGCACGTGGTGGACATCGAGGGGCTGCGCGGCGACGCCGAGACGCAGGCCGCCGACAACGACACCTCGGCGGCGCGATCGATCGTCGCCGCCGAACTCGCCGATTACCTCACCCACCAGCGTCAGGCCGAGGTGACGCCGACCGTGGCCGCGCTGCGGCAACGTGCGGCCGAGGTCGTCGAGGCCGAGATCCTGCGCCTCGACGCGCGGCTGCCCGAGCTCGACGACCCGCAGCGCGACGAGGTCGCCAAGACCGTGCGCCGTGTCGTGGACAAACTGCTGCACGCGCCGACCGTGCGGGTCAAACAACTGGCCTCCACGCCCAACGGCGACCACTACGCCGAGGCGCTGCGGGAACTGTTCGAGCTCGCGCCGGGTGCCACCGAGTCGGTCTCTGCGCCCGAGGTCGGTGGGCTGGTCACACCCGACACCGGGCTCGCCGACCGCGACCGCGGAGAGAAGTGA
- a CDS encoding redox-sensing transcriptional repressor Rex, with translation MPEPTVTRLATYLHVLHSFGQRGVLVASSNQLATAAGVNPAILRKDLSHVGANGVRGVGYDVGGLTARISMVLHTDSTHTVALAGAGCLGRALLTHAGFGRGFRVAAMFDADPDVVGTVVTPGGPQVAPLSAIAEVCAGRGDDPIEIGVIATADDDAQAACDALVGVGVRQLLNLTPTTLTTGSDVVVRQVDLALELQVLAFNATRSRVRRPVLGEETVTA, from the coding sequence ATCCCCGAGCCGACGGTCACCCGGCTGGCGACCTATCTGCACGTGTTGCACTCCTTCGGCCAACGTGGCGTCCTGGTGGCGTCCAGCAACCAGCTGGCCACCGCTGCCGGGGTCAATCCCGCCATCCTGCGCAAGGACCTGTCCCATGTGGGCGCCAACGGTGTGCGCGGCGTCGGCTACGACGTCGGCGGGTTGACCGCGCGGATCTCGATGGTCCTGCACACCGACAGCACCCACACCGTGGCGCTGGCGGGCGCCGGATGTCTGGGGCGCGCGTTGCTGACCCACGCCGGATTCGGCCGGGGTTTCCGTGTCGCCGCGATGTTCGACGCCGACCCCGACGTGGTGGGCACCGTGGTCACGCCCGGCGGCCCGCAGGTGGCCCCGCTGTCCGCGATCGCCGAGGTCTGTGCAGGTCGCGGCGATGATCCGATCGAGATCGGGGTCATCGCCACTGCCGACGACGACGCCCAGGCGGCGTGCGACGCACTGGTCGGGGTGGGGGTCCGTCAGCTGTTGAACCTCACGCCGACGACACTGACAACGGGCTCCGATGTCGTCGTCAGGCAGGTTGATCTAGCCTTGGAGCTACAGGTGTTGGCTTTCAACGCGACGCGTTCGCGTGTCCGCCGACCAGTCTTGGGTGAGGAAACGGTGACGGCGTGA
- a CDS encoding glutaredoxin family protein has product MSLTLLTRAGCSLCRVAHTELTRICADLGVDFDEVDVDRKAAHGDPALRAEFGDRLPVVLLDGEEHSYWEVDEPRLRADLAARPGAGG; this is encoded by the coding sequence GTGTCGTTGACCTTGCTGACGCGCGCCGGATGCTCGTTGTGTCGCGTCGCCCACACCGAACTGACCCGCATCTGTGCAGATCTCGGGGTCGATTTCGACGAGGTCGACGTCGACCGGAAGGCCGCCCACGGCGATCCGGCGCTGCGTGCCGAGTTCGGCGATCGGCTGCCGGTGGTGCTGCTCGACGGCGAGGAACACAGCTACTGGGAGGTCGACGAGCCCCGGTTGCGGGCCGATCTCGCGGCGCGCCCCGGCGCCGGCGGGTGA
- a CDS encoding HAD family hydrolase — MDPGGAHHDDSGDDHDEDPDDEEQSRVATWIAERARATSGRFRQTAHELRQSLAGEASAKAAVDSLRARPADDIEPTDTPRDLTAAAFFDVDNTLVQGASIIHFARGLAAHKYFTYGDIFDFAWTQAKFQITGKENADDVAQGREKALSFIAGRHTSELVQLGEDIYDDYIAEKIWPGTRALAQRHLDAGQQVWLVTATPVELAQTIAERLGLTGALGTVAESVDGVFTGRLVGDILHGPGKAHAVRALAIREGLNLKRCTAYSDSHNDVPMLSLVGNAVAINPDADLRDVAKVRGWEIYDFRTARKAAKYGATTALVLGAAGAGAATATRVIRQYRG; from the coding sequence ATGGACCCCGGCGGTGCGCACCACGACGACTCCGGCGACGACCACGACGAGGATCCCGACGACGAGGAGCAGTCCCGAGTCGCGACCTGGATCGCCGAACGCGCCCGCGCGACCAGTGGCCGCTTCCGGCAGACCGCTCACGAGTTGCGTCAGTCGCTGGCCGGTGAGGCGAGCGCCAAGGCGGCCGTCGACTCGTTGCGGGCGCGTCCGGCCGACGACATCGAACCGACCGACACACCGCGGGACCTGACCGCGGCCGCCTTCTTCGACGTGGACAACACGCTCGTGCAGGGCGCGTCGATCATCCACTTCGCGCGCGGGCTGGCCGCACACAAATACTTCACCTACGGCGACATCTTCGACTTCGCCTGGACCCAGGCGAAATTCCAGATCACCGGCAAGGAGAACGCCGACGATGTGGCGCAGGGCCGCGAGAAGGCGTTGTCGTTCATCGCCGGACGACACACCTCCGAACTCGTCCAACTCGGCGAGGACATCTACGACGACTACATCGCGGAGAAGATCTGGCCCGGCACCCGCGCACTCGCACAGCGCCACCTCGACGCCGGACAGCAGGTGTGGCTGGTGACCGCCACCCCGGTCGAGCTCGCGCAGACCATCGCCGAACGTCTCGGTCTGACCGGAGCGTTGGGCACCGTGGCCGAGAGCGTCGACGGCGTGTTCACCGGCCGGCTGGTCGGCGACATCCTGCACGGTCCGGGCAAGGCCCACGCGGTGCGCGCGCTGGCCATCCGCGAAGGCCTGAATCTCAAGCGCTGCACCGCATATTCGGATTCTCACAACGATGTGCCGATGCTGTCGTTGGTGGGCAACGCGGTCGCGATCAACCCCGACGCCGACCTCCGGGATGTCGCGAAGGTCCGTGGGTGGGAGATCTACGACTTCCGCACCGCCCGCAAAGCGGCCAAGTACGGTGCCACCACCGCGTTGGTGCTCGGTGCCGCCGGAGCCGGCGCGGCCACCGCGACCCGGGTGATCCGTCAGTATCGGGGCTGA
- a CDS encoding DUF2252 domain-containing protein, with translation MATHRGRVDLRTHVDSGELFDRGRALRANIPIQAHDHPAESDTRPAVLDFVAASNANRLEHLIPLRIGRMIASPFAFFRGAAGLMAADLAGSPTTGLTARLCGDAHAANFGLYGTPDGQIVMDINDFDETMDGPWEWDLKRLAASLVLAGREGGVSESGCVEAAEDSVKSYRRTMRGLAEIGFLRSWNALPDESVLEKAKADELLDDFAKAAQKARRNTSAKVAAKWTEHLEDHETGIRSRRFVEDPPILTAVDPAVSDAIVDGLERYADTLRESRRNLIARYSVADVAFRIVGTGSVGLRSYVALLLGNDDEVLVLQLKQAQPSALAPYLPEPTGRHEGKRIVHGARLVQTETDILLGWTTVDDRPYIVRQFRNLKGDIDPTALERDHLDDYGRLAGALLARAHARSLDPRLLAGYFEDDSDLDEVIGRHAVRYADRTEADHETLVAAVRAGRVPADEN, from the coding sequence ATGGCCACACACCGCGGCAGAGTCGATCTGCGTACCCACGTCGACTCCGGGGAACTATTCGATCGTGGGCGCGCGCTACGCGCGAACATCCCCATCCAGGCGCACGACCACCCGGCCGAATCCGACACCCGGCCCGCGGTTCTCGACTTCGTGGCGGCCTCCAACGCCAATCGTCTCGAGCATCTGATCCCGCTGCGGATCGGCCGGATGATCGCATCGCCGTTCGCGTTCTTCCGGGGTGCCGCCGGCCTGATGGCCGCTGATCTCGCGGGCTCGCCGACCACCGGTCTGACCGCCCGGTTGTGCGGCGACGCCCATGCCGCCAATTTCGGGCTCTACGGCACACCCGACGGCCAGATCGTCATGGACATCAACGATTTCGATGAGACCATGGACGGCCCGTGGGAGTGGGATCTCAAACGGCTGGCGGCGAGCCTGGTCCTCGCCGGGCGCGAGGGTGGGGTCTCGGAATCCGGGTGTGTCGAGGCCGCCGAGGATTCGGTGAAGTCCTACCGCCGCACCATGCGCGGGCTGGCCGAGATCGGGTTCCTACGCTCGTGGAACGCGTTGCCCGACGAATCGGTTTTGGAGAAGGCTAAGGCCGACGAACTGCTCGACGACTTCGCGAAGGCGGCGCAGAAGGCACGCCGCAACACCAGCGCGAAGGTGGCCGCGAAGTGGACCGAACATCTCGAGGATCACGAAACCGGTATCCGCAGCAGACGTTTCGTCGAGGACCCACCGATTCTGACCGCGGTCGACCCGGCCGTCTCCGACGCGATCGTCGACGGCCTCGAACGCTACGCGGACACGCTGCGCGAGTCGCGGCGTAACCTGATCGCCCGCTACTCGGTCGCCGACGTCGCGTTCCGCATCGTCGGTACCGGCAGCGTCGGACTGCGCAGCTATGTGGCGCTGCTGCTGGGCAACGACGACGAGGTGCTGGTGCTGCAACTCAAGCAGGCCCAACCGTCGGCGCTGGCGCCGTACCTGCCGGAGCCCACTGGCCGGCATGAGGGCAAGCGGATCGTGCACGGGGCCCGTCTGGTGCAGACCGAGACCGACATCCTGCTGGGCTGGACCACCGTCGACGACCGCCCCTACATCGTCCGACAGTTCCGAAACCTCAAGGGCGACATCGACCCCACCGCGCTGGAACGCGATCATCTCGACGACTACGGCCGCCTTGCCGGCGCCCTGTTGGCCCGCGCCCATGCGCGGTCGCTCGACCCACGACTACTCGCCGGTTACTTCGAGGACGACTCCGACCTCGACGAGGTGATCGGACGCCACGCCGTGCGCTACGCCGACCGCACCGAGGCAGACCACGAGACGCTCGTCGCGGCGGTCCGGGCGGGTCGGGTACCCGCCGACGAAAACTGA
- a CDS encoding zinc-binding dehydrogenase, whose protein sequence is MKAVACQHGELSVVELPTPTPGPGQVLIRVIRAGICGSDLHARTHGDAGADVADEVGYPGFMRSAESVVMGHEFTGDVVAYGPGCRRRWPPGTPVVSVPMIKHGDDAHLTGLSAQAPGAYADLMLVAEDLTMPVPDGVPAELAALTEPLAVAHHAVRRGDVGKRDVAVVIGCGPIGLAVILMLKAAGIRTVVASDLSAGRRGLARRCGADIAVDPRTDSPWQASTQKRRYLTSATDLFDTAFSAMHDLQRLPGLPWAKVMRVAERVGATPRGPVVFECVGVPGIIEDICSHAPFRSRVVVVGVCMQPDTFRPAMPINKEIELRFVFAYDPGEFHDTLQMIADAKVDPRPLITATVGLGGVAAAFEALGSAEHHAKVLIDPTSDDVRL, encoded by the coding sequence ATGAAAGCGGTTGCGTGTCAGCACGGTGAGCTCTCCGTCGTCGAGCTGCCGACACCCACACCCGGCCCGGGGCAGGTGCTGATCCGCGTCATCCGCGCCGGCATCTGCGGCTCCGATCTGCATGCGCGCACCCACGGTGACGCCGGCGCCGACGTCGCCGACGAAGTGGGCTACCCGGGCTTCATGCGGTCGGCCGAGTCGGTCGTCATGGGTCACGAATTCACCGGCGACGTCGTCGCCTACGGGCCCGGATGTCGTCGCCGATGGCCGCCGGGCACGCCGGTGGTGTCGGTGCCGATGATCAAACACGGCGACGACGCCCACCTCACCGGGTTGTCGGCGCAGGCGCCGGGTGCCTATGCCGACCTGATGCTGGTCGCCGAGGACCTCACGATGCCGGTACCCGATGGGGTGCCGGCCGAGCTGGCCGCGCTCACCGAACCCCTGGCCGTCGCCCACCACGCGGTGCGCCGCGGCGATGTCGGCAAGCGCGACGTGGCGGTGGTCATCGGGTGCGGTCCGATCGGACTGGCGGTGATCCTGATGCTCAAGGCGGCCGGGATACGAACGGTGGTCGCCAGCGACCTGTCCGCCGGTCGCCGGGGTCTGGCCCGCCGGTGCGGCGCCGACATCGCGGTGGACCCGCGGACCGATTCGCCGTGGCAGGCGAGTACGCAGAAGCGACGCTATCTCACCTCCGCCACCGATCTCTTCGACACTGCGTTCTCCGCGATGCACGATCTGCAACGCCTTCCCGGGCTGCCGTGGGCGAAGGTGATGCGGGTGGCCGAACGAGTGGGCGCCACCCCGCGGGGGCCGGTGGTGTTCGAATGCGTCGGGGTACCCGGCATCATCGAGGACATCTGCTCGCACGCACCGTTCCGCTCGCGGGTGGTGGTGGTCGGGGTGTGTATGCAGCCGGACACCTTCCGGCCCGCCATGCCGATCAACAAGGAGATCGAGCTGCGCTTCGTCTTCGCCTACGATCCAGGCGAATTCCACGACACCCTGCAGATGATCGCGGATGCGAAGGTGGACCCACGTCCGCTGATCACCGCCACCGTCGGCCTCGGCGGTGTCGCCGCCGCCTTCGAGGCATTGGGATCGGCCGAACACCACGCGAAGGTGCTCATCGATCCGACCTCCGACGACGTCCGCCTGTAG
- a CDS encoding lysophospholipid acyltransferase family protein, whose protein sequence is MSILAGGGATDARTAKVIQLYATSGGVAESQGNRTAVREQGRRRHPSQQTGGHVTKSTPTQGNSRQPAQLGHPNTDGFGRPAAAVTPISDEVRLPAESLGVEHLGPNRSSPLFSLSGLRGAVADSLTATAGFIRERMTGDYEVDEFGFDPHFTESVWFPAVRQVYDKWFRVEVTGVENLPVEGGALLVANHAGTLPIDAIMTSLAVRDNHPTGRHLRLLAADMAFEAPAVGEVARRIGATVACTSDADRLLRAGELTAVWPEGFKGIGKLYKDRYKLQRFGRGGFVTTALRNASPIIPVSIVGSEEIYPMLADLKPLAKVLGLPYFPITPTFPWLGPLGVVPLPSKWHIHFGRPIETGSYDESSADDPMVVFDLTDHVREEIQQTLFRMLSRRGSVYFG, encoded by the coding sequence GTGAGTATCTTGGCAGGTGGCGGCGCTACGGACGCACGTACCGCGAAGGTGATTCAGCTGTATGCGACCTCCGGAGGCGTGGCGGAATCCCAGGGGAACCGCACCGCGGTACGCGAGCAGGGTCGCCGTCGACACCCCAGTCAGCAAACCGGCGGCCACGTCACGAAATCAACGCCCACGCAAGGAAATTCTCGGCAACCCGCGCAACTCGGACATCCCAACACCGACGGGTTCGGCCGGCCGGCGGCCGCGGTGACCCCGATCAGCGACGAGGTCCGACTGCCGGCCGAGTCGCTCGGGGTGGAACACCTCGGTCCCAACCGCTCGAGTCCGTTGTTCTCGTTGTCCGGTCTGCGCGGTGCGGTGGCCGATTCGCTGACCGCTACGGCCGGCTTCATCCGGGAGCGGATGACCGGCGACTACGAGGTCGACGAGTTCGGATTCGACCCCCACTTCACCGAGTCGGTGTGGTTCCCCGCGGTGCGACAAGTGTATGACAAATGGTTTCGGGTCGAGGTGACCGGCGTGGAGAACCTCCCCGTCGAGGGCGGGGCGCTGCTGGTCGCGAACCACGCGGGAACGTTGCCGATCGACGCGATCATGACGTCGTTGGCCGTACGCGACAATCATCCCACCGGTCGGCATCTCCGACTCCTGGCTGCCGACATGGCCTTTGAGGCCCCGGCGGTCGGCGAGGTGGCCCGCCGCATCGGCGCCACCGTCGCGTGCACCTCCGACGCCGACCGGCTGCTGCGGGCCGGTGAACTGACCGCTGTGTGGCCCGAGGGGTTCAAGGGCATCGGCAAGCTCTACAAGGACCGCTACAAGCTGCAGCGGTTCGGGCGCGGCGGGTTCGTCACCACGGCCCTGCGCAACGCGTCGCCGATCATCCCGGTCTCCATCGTCGGCTCCGAAGAGATCTATCCGATGTTGGCCGACCTCAAGCCGCTCGCGAAAGTCCTTGGGCTGCCCTATTTCCCGATCACGCCCACCTTCCCGTGGCTGGGTCCGCTCGGCGTGGTGCCGCTGCCGTCGAAGTGGCACATCCACTTCGGCCGTCCCATCGAGACCGGCTCCTACGACGAGTCCTCGGCCGACGACCCGATGGTGGTGTTCGACCTCACCGACCACGTCCGCGAGGAAATCCAGCAGACCTTGTTCCGGATGCTCAGTCGTCGCGGTAGCGTCTACTTCGGCTGA